The sequence GTTCCTGTGTAAAAGGAGATATAGGGAAAAATTCTGATATCGACCTGTTGATAATTAAAGATACAGAGAAGCGGTTTTTAGACAGAATTGATGAAATAATACGGATTATTGATCCGAAAGTTGCTGTTGATATTCTTGTATACACACCAAATGAAATTGAAGAACTTTTAAAAGTCAATTCTTTCATAAAAGAAATCTTAAAAGAGGGGAGAGTAATACATGAAAGCTGAGCCGTTGCATGAGGGAAAACGGTGGATGACTCAGGCCGAATATGATTTAAAGGATGCTGAATTTACCTTTAAAGGGAAAAGATATAATCTAACGTGTTTTCTAGCCCAACAATCGGCAGAAAAGGCTTTAAAAGCATTTCTTTATTCTAAAGGGGCAGAACAGGTATGGGGACATAGTGTAGCTGAATTATGTGAAGAAGCTATTAAAATTGATGAAATATTTAAAAAACTAAAATCTGAAGCAGCTCCATTGGATAAGTTTTATATACCGACACGGTACCCAAATGGTTTACCGGGGGGTATACCTGCAGAAGCCTTTGATAAATATGATGCTGAAAGGGGACTAGAAATGGCCAAGCGAGTTATAAATTTTATTAAAGAAAAGTTGGGAGAGGAGTAACACTTATGCTTAACAGTCTTCCCGAACTTCTCGCTCCGGCCGGCAGCTGGGACAGCTTCAGGGCAGCCGTTGAAAATGGGGCAGATGCCGTATATTTAGGGGGCAAAGCCTTCAGTGCTCGGAGCTATGCTGCGAATTTTGATAACCATGAAGTAGAAAGAGCCGTCGAATATGCCCATCTCCGGGGAGTAAGGATATATGTTACTGTTAATACCCTCCTGGATAATGGAGAATTAATGCAGGCTGCAGAATATACCAGATTTTTAAATAACATTGGAGTGGACGGAATAATTGTTCAGGATTTAGGTCTGCTCCATATAATTAAAAACAGTCTGCCGGATATGGAAATTCATGCGAGCACCCAGATGACCATCCACAATATCGAGGGGGCTAAGGCCCTTGAGGAGATGGGAGTAAATAGAATCGTCCTGGCCAGAGAGCTTTCTCTGGAGGAAATAAAGGAAATAGCCCGCGAGACTGCGGTAGAGCTTGAAGTATTCGTTCACGGGGCCCTTTGTTTTTGTTATTCAGGGCAGTGCCTTATGAGCAGCCTTATAGGCGGCAGAAGCGGAAACAGGGGGAAATGTGCCCAGCCGTGCCGCCTCAAGTTTTCCCTAAAGGCATCAGACGGAAGAATAGTAATGGAGGATAAGCACATATTAAGCCCAAAAGACCTGAATATGATTAAATTCCTTCCCGAGCTGGTAAATATCAGTGGAATAAAGGCTCTTAAAATCGAAGGGAGGATGAAACGACCCGAATATGTGGCCGTTGTCACCAGGGCATACCGGCGAGCCCTTGACAGGATCAGGGATAACCCTGAATGCTTCAATATAGAGGATGAAGAATACCGGGAGCTAATTCAGATATTCAGCAGGGGTTTTACTACGGGCTATTATTACGGAAGACCCGGAAGGAATATGATGAGTTATGAAAGCGGCAAGAACCGGGGTTTATTGATAGGTAAGGTCCAAAATGTCGATAAGGGAGGGCTGAGTTTTATCAGACTTTACGGCAGTCTGAGCAGGGGTGACGGTATTGAAGTGTGGAGCCGAAAGGGGAACAGTTACGGGACCACCATCGATTATATGGAGATAAACGGGGAAAAAGCAGAGAAGGGCAGCAGGGGCCAGATTGCCGGAATCAAAATGAGGGGAAGAGTGCATCAGGGGGACCTTGTATATAAAACATCTGATATAGGCCTCATTGCAAGGGCGCAGCAGAGCTTTGCAGGAGAAAAACCCTTACGAAAAATACCTGTAGTTATGGAAGCGGAACTAATGGCAGGAAAGCCTTTAAGCTTGAAAATAAAAGACCTAGACGGAAATGAGGTAACCGTTTTTTCAAAATCCTATGTGGAAAGGGCTGTAAACAAACCCCTTACCGAAAGTGATATCAGGTCAAAACTTGATAGGCTTGGGAATACCCCGTATCGTTTGGAAAGTTTGAAGATAAAGATGGATAATGGGGTTACCCTTCCTTTCAGGGAACTTAATGAAACCCGGAGGCAGGGGGTAGACCTTCTCAGCAAAGAAAGGATTCGAAGATACACACGTAAAGGAATTGAATACAGGGATTTTCAGGATAGGATTTTCCCGCTGTTTATATCTGAGGGGCAGCAAACAACAAAGAAGAAGACCTCTTTAACGGTTAGGGTGGATAGTGTCAGGGGGGTAAAAATAGCCTGTGAGTCAGGGGCAGATGAGATATATTTCGGAGGGGAAGGCTTTTTTGGAAAAGGATTTTGTATCGGGGAATACAGGGAAGCCCTGGAAATCGCCGGGAGATACGATAAAAAGATGTATTTTGCCTTACCCAGAATTACTGATGTTGCCCAAATGGAAGAAATCAAAGGTCGTATCAAGGTTTTAAAAGACCTTAAGCCCTATGGATTTTTAGCCAGCAATATAGGTATTTTATATGAACTGAAGGAATATGATGTTAATTGCATTGCCGATTTCCCCTTAAATGTGTTTAATTCCCTGACAGCTAAAGTCTTAAATGAAAGGTTCAATGTAAGCCGGATAACCCTTTCTCCTGAATTAAGATTGTCCCAAATTCGTGATATAGTTTCGGGACCTACTTTTATGGAGCTGGAAGTAATAGGCCACGGCTTCCTGCCCATGATGGTTACAAAACACTGCATTATTCAGAGTATTGTTTTAGGGGGGAGCCCCAACGAATGCGCGGGGATCTGCAAAAAGGGGGAAGAATATGTTTTACTGGACAGAATGAAAAAGGAATTTCCCTTATGGCAGGATGATAATTGCCATACCCACATTATGAACTGTGTAGAACTCATGACCCTGGAAGAGGTCCCTCAATTAGTAAATACGGGAATATTCAGCCTGAGAATAGAGGGCCGCCGGAGGGAATATGGTTTAGCCGAAGTTATAAGAGTTTACAGAAAGGTTCTTGATATGGGGGATGAGGGGCTGGATAGTCCGGATGTTCAGAAATTTATTGAAAGCATGAAAACCAGGGGTTATACTAAAGGCCATTTATTAAGGGGAGTAGAATAAATTATAAGAAGGCCGTGGAAATGACCTTCTTATTAATAGTTTACCGGGATCAATGGATTAAATGACCCTTTTGTATCCTCTACATTCTGTTGGGCTTCGACAAAGGTCAGGCCGGCACCGGCTTTGGCAAAAGCTAAAAAAATTTTTGAAACCCCAGGAATCTTTCTAATCTATTCAACATGGGAGATTTTCAAGTTTTCCTGCCATTTGTAGGCTTATATCAGAGCTGAATAAAAAAAATGATTCGGGTTACAATAATTTCTAGTATTAAATGGAGTTCTGCCTGCCTTCTGAAAGGGGAGTGAATATGTATCAGTTTAATATATCCCATGATGGAATAAGGGCTGAGATAAGTGACGGGGATGAAATCCTTGATGTTTTTCTTGAAAATGGAGAAATAAAGGTTAAATTACCGTATGATATTGATTTACAGGCCTTATCGAAGGACATTGCCGAACGGGGATACTTTATTTCGACCGATGAATGGGATAATTCTGAGACCCAGTCGTGGGGAGAAGCTTTTGATAAGGAGGGATATTATCCCAATTCAATATATAAAGAAAGGGGACAGTGGATTTTTACACTTTCTCCTGAAGATTACCAGCTGGTTGATCCAGATAAAGGGGAGAAAAAGCCCGTTATAGGAGAAAGATTTAAAGAGGAGTTTGATAAGTGGTACCCGATTATAAAAAAATCGAAAATTGAGCGGAATAATTAACCATTCAGATCTGATATTTAAAAATAAGGGGGATACTCTGAAAATTAATAAGAAAACGGATTGAAGAAACTAATTCCGTTCAAAAAGGCATTTGATGAAATTTTCTAAACGAGGTATAATTAAAAAAATAACCAAAAAGGTGATTAATTATTATGAGAATTCTTTATATAGCAAATAGCATCGATATAGTATTTTTTAAAAACCACCTTCCTAAAACGGGAGGTGGTTTTTTATATGCCCTTCTTTATTGATGAGCAGCCGGCGGGAGGAGGTGTATTAATGGGTGTATTCCAGAATATTGTTAAAGATTATAGTGAAAAATGCATTAAATGCGGGAAAGAGGCCTATGAAGGGATTTACTGTGATGAATGTTCTGATGTATTTATATGCAGTGATTGTTTGAAAGAAAACCCCGGAATTATGAAAAAAACAGGGAGATTCAAATGGGTTTGTGTAAAACATTAAATGCTGTAAGGAATGTGAAGGTTCCCAAAACGGGAACCTTCTTAAATTTTTTAAAAGGTGTATTTTTTTCAATAAATGCCAAAAATACAAATGTAAAATGTATAATCTTAAGGTTTTTATCTTAGACAAGGGTCTTAATTTTGAAAAAATGTACATATTCAAAAAGAAAAATAGAGGAATATTATATACTAATGTAGAATTTACCGTAAATGAAATAGAACACCGGACACAAACAAAAAATCAGGCTTTTTATGTATAAAATCAAATTTGAAAGAAAGGGGTAGAAGAGTGTTAAAATACGAACAGATTAGGGACCTGATTATGAACGATGCTTTCGATGCAGGGTTAGATGTGTACAATATCAGGAATTATATCGAGATGGAAACCCTTGACAGAACATTCAAAATATCATGTGTCCCTATAGGATTTAAACCGGGAAGCGGGATAACAGCAGAAATTAGTTTTGATTGGGACTGTATGTATAGTTCTGAATCCATTTACGGGTCTTCATGTGACCTTTATCATGATGAGGCTGTTAATTGCCCCCATATGGAATATGAACCCGATGCTTTTATTGAGCTTGAGATAAAGTTTAATTTCCCCGTAAGCAGAGCTGAAGACATCCCTGAAATCTACAGAAGGATAAAAAAGGTGCTTCAAAATGAGATTTCCCATAATAATTATCCGCAGATAAAATTTGAGATATCTGTGCTGGCAGATGGAAGGGTGGTAGTCCACGACTCATACGCATATATGTTTTGGGAAGTACCTTTTAATGACTACGATATTGATTTTTCAAGGATTTTTAATGAAATAAAAAATATCCTTATTGCGCTCTATGAATCGAACGTTTTCAAAACCAAAAAATGGAAATAAAAATATCCTTAACTTACAAAAGGAGGCACGACCATTGAAAGATCCGAGGATTGAAACCCTGGCGAAAAATCTTATTTCTTATTCGGTGGAATTGAAACGGGGCGAAAAAGTCTTGATAGAGGTATCGGGAAGTGAGACAATTCTTACCGGAGAGATAATTAAGCAGGTCTATCAGGCAGGCGGCATCCCTTTTGTTAACATAAAATCCCCACGTATCTCGAGGGAATTATTAATGGGAGCAACGGAGGAGAGCATTAAGGCGATGGCATCTTATGATATAGTAAGGATGAAGGATATGAAGGCCTATATCGGCATTTATGCAGCAGATAATGTCAACGAATTTTCCGATGTTCCACCCGAAAAACTCAAAATCTTCATGGAACATTACAGTAAACCAGTTCACAGCAATATACGTGTAAGGAATACAAAATGGTGCGTCCTCCGGTACCCTACGCCCTCTATGGCTCAAATGGCTGAAATGAGCACTGAAGCCTTTGAAGACTTTTATTTCAACGTGTGCAACCTGGACTACAATAAGATGTCTAAGGCAATGGACCCTCTGGTTGAATTGATGGAGAAGACTGATAGGGTTAAGATATTGGGCCCGGGGACAAATTTAAGTTTCTCAATTAAAGGGATTCCGGCAATTAAGTGTGACGGCAAGTTTAACATCCCTGATGGAGAGGTTTTTACTGCACCCGTAAAGGAGTCCGTGGAGGGGCATATTACATTTAATACACCGACGGTGTTCCAGGGGGAAACCTTTTATAACATCTATCTGGAATTCAAAAAAGGCAGGATAATAAAAGCGACTTCGGATAAAACTGAGAAATTAAACCACATCCTTGATACCGATAAAGGGGCAAGGTATATAGGGGAATTCGCTATAGGGTTGAATCCCTATGTAGAAAAACCTATGAAGGATACACTCTTTGATGAAAAAATAATGGGAAGTTTTCACCTCACACCTGGCCATTGTTATGATGAAAGCAGCAACGGAAATGAGTCGGCCATACACTGGGATATGGTATGCATCCAGAGGAAGGAATACGGCGGAGGAGAGATATATTTCGATGACATTCTTGTGAGGAAAGACGGGATTTTTGTTTTGGATGAGTTAAAGGATTTGAACCCGAAGGCGTTGAGATAGTGGCGAATCGAGATTTTCTTACAAATCAGAGCTTCTTTATATAAAAAGGGTAAAACAAAAACTGTTTTACCCTTATTTGCATATCTACTAAGCTGATAGTTCAAGAAAAAACTGATAGTTTAAGAAAAAAATTGAAAGAGATTGTCGTTTGGTATAGAATAAAAATACCAATAATATATTTATCATTACATCTGTTATTACATCTTTTAGGGGTGGCTGCTATGAATGATAATGAAGAAACGGGGATAAAGAATTTAAACGAATATCTTGCTGTTATTCAAATTGTTAGCCTTCTGCTGTTACTTATAATTAGCAGCTCTCTACTACCCGGTGAAGCAAACAAGTTGCCCGACAATTTCAAGATTATAACTATCGGTATATGGGTAATAGGTTTATTCTTTATTTATATAATTTGGATTTTCTTTTTAGGGAGAAGAAAAAGAAGAATAAACACCAAACCTAGCAGACTAGATATATTATTGTCAATTATTTATTTTTTTTTGATTACAGCAATCATATACAAAACTGGAGCACATGAGAGCCCTTACAAAAATATATTTTTACTTTTAGTGGTAATGCACACATTAAAATTCGGAACGGTATTTGGTGCAGTATCAGTTATATTCAGTTCCATCGGTATTATGTTAAATGACCTAATAATATTAAAACGGATTTCAAACAATCCTTACCTTGAAGCTGATATAGTTTTAATAGGTGTCCTTATTATAACTAACTGGCTGCTTGGGAGTTTTATTAAAATGATAGAGGATGATGCCGTTCATAGGGCGCGTTTGGAAACAATTGCGGAAATGGCAGGGGAAGTTGCTCACGAAATAAGGAACCCCCTGGTTGCTGTTAAGGGTTTTATTCAATTGGAAGGCTTAAAAGAAGAATCTTCCCTTGACAAAGGGGTAATTAAGCTGCTTTTGCGCGAAATTCAAAGGATTGAGGAAATAATTGCAGAATTTCTAAAACTCGGTGAAGCTTATGAACTAAAAGTAACAGAAATAGATTTGAGGGTACTTTTTAAAAGAATTAAATTAATGATGAAAACTCAGTTAGGGTTCAAAAACATATTTATAGAAATAAAAGTGGATGAACATGTGCCGTTGATTAAAGGGGATGTTATGCTTTTAAGACAGGTATTTGTTAATATCGTCAAAAAAGCCTTTGAAACTGTTGGTAACGGCGGGAAAGTGGAGATTAGCGCAAGTTACGTAAATAATGAAGTCAAAGTTGAAATAAGTGCCAATAGAAAAACCAGAGGGCCTTTTTTACATGCCCAAAAAGAAAAACAGGCCATTGGGTTGACAATAAATGAAATGATTATAGAAAAACATAAAGGGCGTATTGAAGTATTAACGAAATCAGATGGAGGCCTGCAATTTACGGTTTTTTTGCCTGCTTAGGTTGAGTAATTTTGAAAAAAGTCTTAAAAGTTTTTTAAAAGCCTAAGCAGGAAAAAAATTTTTTATGTTGAAATTAAAAATAAAAATGCTGAAAATGGTGCAGAAACCAGAACTTGGCTTGGGGTGATGTGTATGATAAATGTGCCCTGGTATACCGTAATGTTGAGAGCAATTCCTGAAGTAATTGGGCTTATATTGTTATGCCTTGCGATTATTAATGAAAATGTTGAAAGTAAAAGGAAAAGACTTTTAAACGTCACTATTATAACAATTTTTAGTACATTTACGCTTAAAATGCTTCCGATAAGATTCGGCATAAATACCCTTTTTTTGATAATATTAGATTCGATATCAGTAGCGTTGCACAAAAATTTTAAGACGGTGTCAAGCATAAAAATGATAAATCATGGTTATTACTTTATATTCTAAATATGTTATATTTTTACAGTTGCTTTTCTTCCCTGCGGTTAAAGGAGCAATCTCTTAAAGGTAGCCCTTTCCACATTTTAACATTAAGTATTCTTTTAGAGTATTACCGGATCATAAGTTAAATCGTCCAAATGATCCGCCTCGCCTGCTATCACCTGCCTTAGGGTTTCTTGAAATATCCTTTCATGGTCTATTTTCCGCCGTCCTTTGGAGCTTCGTTTAGGCTTACGATAAAGCTTCTGGACAAAATAAGGAAATGGTTCGTAAAGGCAGGTTTTAAGAAGTCTTTGAATCTGCAGTAACGGCCCTTCATAACCTGTTTTTAGCTTGATTAGCTTCAACATACAATAGGCGATAAGAGCTATGTAGAGCTGCATTTCTACGGCCTGCTGGCTTAAACTGTAAAAATGTTTAATATACAGATGCTGCTTAATCCACTTGAAGAAAAGCTCGATCTGCCAGCGGTAGCGGTAGATATCGCCTATTTCTTCCGCAGGCAGTTCAAAGTTGTTCGTAATAATAATGATCGGGTTGCCGTTAAGGTCTTCTGTTTCGATAGACCTTAGGGGGTGGTGCATCTTTGTCAATCCGTCTTTGCCCAGGATAACGATGCGATCTTTTTTAATGACGCTGCCGGGCTTTACAGGGAGTTCTTTAACTACTTCTACCAAGGCGTTTTTCTTTAAGCGGCTGGCAAAAAATATTCCTTGTTCGCAGTAATCATCAAACTTTTTATAATCGAGATAACCCCGGTCGAAAACGTTAAAGGCATCTTTTGATTCAACAACCAGTTCATCCATCTGGGTTTTATCCGCTTTCTTAGCAGGAGTAATTATGGCAGCATCGGGGAGGACCCCTTTTTCAAACAACCTCAGTCTTAAGTGTATCTTGATACCGCCTTTGGTTTTCCTAAAACTTGCCCAGCGATAGCGGGTTATACAAAGGCTGATAATCGAGGAATCGATCAGGTAAAGGTTGCCCAGTTCCTGTCTTATGGGTTTAAACCCTGTTTGGAAACCCACCTGCCGTACAAGATCCTGAAAAAGGGTCTGAACCGTTTCCGGCATCATGCTTCTTAATTTGCGAGAAAGCTGGGAAAAGCTAATGGAATCAAGTTTGATTGCTTTGCTGAATTCTCTGTTACAAAGGTTATTGCTGATTTCCCTTAATGACCTTAGTTGCTCCAGTTGGGCAAAGACCATTAAAATAATAAATTTAATGGCCGTTAGCTTTTTGACATACTTATCAACTTCTAGTTTTTGCAGCAGTTGATGAAATTTTTGTGAAAAAATTGGTTCAAACAGTTGATTAAATGTGGAATTTGTGGTATCCTTGCCTTGCATTTTTTATTCTCCTTTATATTAGGGATTATGGCAAGGACTACCATATATCCCTATTATAAAGGATTTTTCTTTATTATGCAAGGTTTATATTACCGTTTTACGCATTTGCTAGTTATATCTTTTGTTTTCTTATTAATCCGTTACTTGACAAATTGAATTTTGCTTTATGCAACGCTACTGATTCGATATATCTAAACGTTTTTATGGATATTAATATGTGGAAAGCAATAACAGGGTTTATTGCTTCCTTAACGATACTTTCCCTCTCAGAATGGTTAACTGTCATTATAGCCGTAAAGATACTAGGAATATCAATGGATATGATTTTTTCTAATTCCCTTTATTATACTTTATTTGGGATTCCAAGCCTTTTGGCCTTATATCTGTTAGCGTTTTTAAAATTCAGGTATAATCTTAAAAAAGATTTTTACAAAAGGGCAGGTTAAAAATAAATGGGTATTGAAGAAATTTCTAGAATATTAGCGCTTAAAATTTCTTCAAGGATTTCTTTAAAAAGCGAGGAGCGGGAAATCATTGAATACGGATTAAAGGTCTTCCTTTCTGAGGTTCTTTCTTTGTCAATATTATTTATAGTGCTGTTCGTAGCGGGTTTAATAAAGACGGGTATGAGTATTCTAATTCCAGCAGGAATGCTGCGGAAGTTTTCTGGAGGGGCACACTGCAGTTCCCCTATGTGCTGCACCATATTAGGGGTTATGACTGTTCCGCTGTTTGCATTTTCGGTTGAAAGGCTGCTAATTTTGGGAGAAAATAAATTACTAGCAGCAGCAGTTTGCTTGAATGTTTTGAGTTTTTTTAACTGTTTAAAATATGCGCCGGCTGATTCCCCGCAAAAGCCGATTAATGAGGTATCTAAAAAAAGGCTGAAGAGGGGTGCCCTTTTGTTGATTTTAATTGCTTTCTCGGTTTTAATAGCGGGTTATCTTTTACGTTACATCGATATATCATTCCTGTTAGCAGCATCAGTCGGTTTTTTTTATCAAAGTATTACCCTGACTCCTGCCGGTTATGGATTTACAGCGTCCATGGACAGGCTAATGCGGAAAATCATATAGCTCAAAAAATAAGGCTGAAAGGGGGTATATTTAAATGAAAAAACTGATAAAGCTGGCATTTGTTTTCTTTGCTGCTTTTTTAACTTTGATAGCCCAAATTAACGCCGTATCCGCATGTTCTTTCCTTTGGTACCAGCCTGAACTGCCGAACAGCCTGAAAAAATAATACCTCTCTATTAAGAAGGTTGGAAGGCTCAACCTTCTTAATATTTTACTTTGGGGTGTTTAGCTTGAATGAAAAGAGAATGAAACGAAACAGCTGTATAAATGAATATATTGCTATAGCAAAAATATTTTGCGCTTTATTAATATCCATAATTCTAATATCATATTTTTTTATAGATAGGCTCTCAATATTTAACAGTATATGGATGATAATTTCTTTATATATCTTTATCCTTATTTTAATGTTAAGTCTCTGGAATTATTTTCAGAAAAACATAACCGGCTGCAGTTTTGTGCCCAAGATATTAGATGTTTTTATCTTGCTAATTTTCTTCTTTTCAATAACCTTTATAATATATTTTACAGGTGCCCATGAAAGCAATTATAAAAACCTTTACTTCCTTTTAACTATAATATATACCTTAAGGTTTGGTTTGAATTTTGGAATTGCGGTTTCTATGCTCAGCTCCGCAGGTATTGTGTTTAATGATATTGTACTCCAACCGGCTCTTGAATACAACATCTATTTAGAATCCGATTTGATAACTATAGCCATCCTCTTTTTAACCAGCTGGCTTTTAGGAAACTTCATTAAAACCGAGGAAAAACGCCTGCAGCAGCTTGAAAAAATAGCTAATGTCGACGGGCTTACAGGTTTATACAACCATCGTTTTTTCCAGGAGAAACTGGATTGGGAAATAAAAAAGTGCGAACGGAACAAAAAGAGCCTTGCACTAATGATGATAGATATAGATTTTTTTAAACTATATAATGACTCTTACGGCCACTTAAAAGGTGATATCTTATTAAAGGAATTCAGTCAGATTATATTAAGTAATATCAGAAAATGCGATACTGCTGCAAGATACGGCGGTGATGAATTTACTGTAATATTCCCGGATCTAGATGGGAAGCAGGCACGGTCCATAGGAGAGCGGCTGCAAAAGACTATCAAGGAAAAATTTAATAAGGATTTTAATTTTACGAATAATACCATGTCGGTTTCTATTGGGATAGCCCTATACCCTGAACATGCGGATAATAAAAAGGACTTGATAAAAAAAGCAGATGAAGCCATGTATAAGGCTAAATATGTTAACAATAAAATCCAGCTGTATTATTCGGTACTGGATGACTTAAAATCAACTATGAATAATTCCGAAATTGAGCTGTTAAATTCAATAAAAACCCTCATTTCTATAATTAATGCAAAGGATAGGTATACATTCGGTCATTCAGAAAGGGTTGTCTGTTATACAAGGGTTATAGCAGAAGCCTTGGGTTTAAAAGGAAAAGATTTAAAAACACTGATATATGGAGCTTATCTGCATGATATAGGGAAGATTGAGATAGATAGAGAAATTTTAAATAAGCAGGGGGCATTAACTGAGGATGAGTGGGAAATTATAAAAAAACATCCTAATTGGGGGGCTGACATAATTAAGCCCATATCTTCCCTTGTAGATTCCCTGCCTGTAATATTGTACCATCATGAAAAAATGGACGGGACGGGCTATCCTTTTGGTTTAAAAGGTAGAGAGATTCCTTTATCTGCAAGAATATTAGCGGTTGCCGATAGTTTTGATGCCATGACCTCTGATAGACCTTATAAAAAAGCAATGTCTTTAAAAGAAGCAATAAAAGAATTGGAGAGGGACTGTAATACCCACTTTGATTCAAAGATTGTCAGGGCTTTTGTTCAGGTAATCGATAAATATAAAAACGTAGACGAAATTTTGGATGATTTAAGTATTAAGGATTTCTAAAAAATGAGTATCATGAAACCGCATCCGTGCTTCACTCACTCTGAAATTTGGCTTTCCGCCATCCATGGCTCCAAGTCAAATAAGTTGCTCCGCGATGTAATCCTACGGGTAAGCGTTTCCTGAGTAAAGTATATAATCAATTTATTTAAAAAAGACCTTGAAAATATAGAAAGATTAAAAATAATGTTTTCAGTAAAGAAGGAAAATTCAATTTAATGTAGAAAATGTATATATTATTATTAAATTAAATATTTATTAATACAGGTGAATTGGGAGGTGAAGCAAAAACAGTTTGATAGACCGTTTTACAGAAACAACGAACAAAAACTACATAAAAATAGGGGGGGTCAAAGTGAAAGCAAAATGGCTTTCTGCATTATTGGTTATAATCCTGGCTGTTTCCCTTTTAGCAGCCGGCTGCGGCAAGAAAGAGGAGGCTCCGGCCCAGGAGGAAACCGTTAAGGTAGGCTGGATAGGTTCCCTTACGGGGGACCAGGCGATCTGGGGACAGTGTGAGTTAAACACGATCAAGATGCTTTTTGAGGAAATCAATGAAAAGGGAGGCATCTTAGGCAGGAAGCTCGAGGTTATAGGTTACGATACCAGAGGAGATGCGATGGAAGCCGTCAATGCCGTTAAGAGGC is a genomic window of Koleobacter methoxysyntrophicus containing:
- a CDS encoding nucleotidyltransferase domain-containing protein, whose amino-acid sequence is MKVVFYGDKERKLLLEKELKRITEIIKRLDIKKAVLFGSCVKGDIGKNSDIDLLIIKDTEKRFLDRIDEIIRIIDPKVAVDILVYTPNEIEELLKVNSFIKEILKEGRVIHES
- a CDS encoding HEPN domain-containing protein, whose product is MKAEPLHEGKRWMTQAEYDLKDAEFTFKGKRYNLTCFLAQQSAEKALKAFLYSKGAEQVWGHSVAELCEEAIKIDEIFKKLKSEAAPLDKFYIPTRYPNGLPGGIPAEAFDKYDAERGLEMAKRVINFIKEKLGEE
- a CDS encoding DUF3656 domain-containing U32 family peptidase yields the protein MLNSLPELLAPAGSWDSFRAAVENGADAVYLGGKAFSARSYAANFDNHEVERAVEYAHLRGVRIYVTVNTLLDNGELMQAAEYTRFLNNIGVDGIIVQDLGLLHIIKNSLPDMEIHASTQMTIHNIEGAKALEEMGVNRIVLARELSLEEIKEIARETAVELEVFVHGALCFCYSGQCLMSSLIGGRSGNRGKCAQPCRLKFSLKASDGRIVMEDKHILSPKDLNMIKFLPELVNISGIKALKIEGRMKRPEYVAVVTRAYRRALDRIRDNPECFNIEDEEYRELIQIFSRGFTTGYYYGRPGRNMMSYESGKNRGLLIGKVQNVDKGGLSFIRLYGSLSRGDGIEVWSRKGNSYGTTIDYMEINGEKAEKGSRGQIAGIKMRGRVHQGDLVYKTSDIGLIARAQQSFAGEKPLRKIPVVMEAELMAGKPLSLKIKDLDGNEVTVFSKSYVERAVNKPLTESDIRSKLDRLGNTPYRLESLKIKMDNGVTLPFRELNETRRQGVDLLSKERIRRYTRKGIEYRDFQDRIFPLFISEGQQTTKKKTSLTVRVDSVRGVKIACESGADEIYFGGEGFFGKGFCIGEYREALEIAGRYDKKMYFALPRITDVAQMEEIKGRIKVLKDLKPYGFLASNIGILYELKEYDVNCIADFPLNVFNSLTAKVLNERFNVSRITLSPELRLSQIRDIVSGPTFMELEVIGHGFLPMMVTKHCIIQSIVLGGSPNECAGICKKGEEYVLLDRMKKEFPLWQDDNCHTHIMNCVELMTLEEVPQLVNTGIFSLRIEGRRREYGLAEVIRVYRKVLDMGDEGLDSPDVQKFIESMKTRGYTKGHLLRGVE
- a CDS encoding aminopeptidase, translated to MKDPRIETLAKNLISYSVELKRGEKVLIEVSGSETILTGEIIKQVYQAGGIPFVNIKSPRISRELLMGATEESIKAMASYDIVRMKDMKAYIGIYAADNVNEFSDVPPEKLKIFMEHYSKPVHSNIRVRNTKWCVLRYPTPSMAQMAEMSTEAFEDFYFNVCNLDYNKMSKAMDPLVELMEKTDRVKILGPGTNLSFSIKGIPAIKCDGKFNIPDGEVFTAPVKESVEGHITFNTPTVFQGETFYNIYLEFKKGRIIKATSDKTEKLNHILDTDKGARYIGEFAIGLNPYVEKPMKDTLFDEKIMGSFHLTPGHCYDESSNGNESAIHWDMVCIQRKEYGGGEIYFDDILVRKDGIFVLDELKDLNPKALR
- a CDS encoding histidine kinase dimerization/phospho-acceptor domain-containing protein, whose translation is MNDNEETGIKNLNEYLAVIQIVSLLLLLIISSSLLPGEANKLPDNFKIITIGIWVIGLFFIYIIWIFFLGRRKRRINTKPSRLDILLSIIYFFLITAIIYKTGAHESPYKNIFLLLVVMHTLKFGTVFGAVSVIFSSIGIMLNDLIILKRISNNPYLEADIVLIGVLIITNWLLGSFIKMIEDDAVHRARLETIAEMAGEVAHEIRNPLVAVKGFIQLEGLKEESSLDKGVIKLLLREIQRIEEIIAEFLKLGEAYELKVTEIDLRVLFKRIKLMMKTQLGFKNIFIEIKVDEHVPLIKGDVMLLRQVFVNIVKKAFETVGNGGKVEISASYVNNEVKVEISANRKTRGPFLHAQKEKQAIGLTINEMIIEKHKGRIEVLTKSDGGLQFTVFLPA
- a CDS encoding IS4 family transposase, which translates into the protein MQGKDTTNSTFNQLFEPIFSQKFHQLLQKLEVDKYVKKLTAIKFIILMVFAQLEQLRSLREISNNLCNREFSKAIKLDSISFSQLSRKLRSMMPETVQTLFQDLVRQVGFQTGFKPIRQELGNLYLIDSSIISLCITRYRWASFRKTKGGIKIHLRLRLFEKGVLPDAAIITPAKKADKTQMDELVVESKDAFNVFDRGYLDYKKFDDYCEQGIFFASRLKKNALVEVVKELPVKPGSVIKKDRIVILGKDGLTKMHHPLRSIETEDLNGNPIIIITNNFELPAEEIGDIYRYRWQIELFFKWIKQHLYIKHFYSLSQQAVEMQLYIALIAYCMLKLIKLKTGYEGPLLQIQRLLKTCLYEPFPYFVQKLYRKPKRSSKGRRKIDHERIFQETLRQVIAGEADHLDDLTYDPVIL